In Lycium ferocissimum isolate CSIRO_LF1 chromosome 3, AGI_CSIRO_Lferr_CH_V1, whole genome shotgun sequence, the genomic window CTTAGGGTCCGTTTTGGAATTGAAATTCCCTACTCCTTTACCAACTACGAAGAAATTGAAGCCATGCAAATGGATTGGATGGTTCTCAGGGGCTATAATTCCAGTATCCTGCATAACTAATTGAACTGTTGCATTATAAGGCAACCGATAAACTCTGGTACCGTTTGTCGTAGCCAAGTTTGCGGGTGGTACTGCAGCCGTATAGTTGAAAACGAACGGCGGATTCGCTGGAAAATCCGTTGTGAAAACGCCTTTTATGCCAAAGAAATGCGCTTGTAAAAGTGCGGTAGTTGGCATAACAAATGTAACATTATTTATACTAGCGACAACTCGGCTTCCATTAGCCGGTTTACAGGACGGACACGGATTGACTCCGAGTCCGACCGTGAAAAACAACGAATGATCTACTTTTTTTGGAACTTTAGCAGGGTATTTTTTCGAATTGAGGCTTCTGAGAGAATCGAGAAAATTGTTAGCGATTGAAGTGGCATTTTTGGGTGGGGCCCTAGTGAGGGTCGTGGGGGCACTTCCTAGTGCCCCCGTATAGTGCAATGTGGCAGTGGCTGTCACGTTGTCGACCGCAATTGGGGAGTCCATGAAGGGAGAAACAGCAACCATGTATTTTCCGAAACTTTTATCAGCTTTGACTATAACATTTGTGGTTTGGCCTGGGGCTACCACAATTGTGTCTGTTTTGAAGGGTTTAACGTAAGTGGCGTCGACTTCAACTACTGTCAGTTTGTGGTCAGCAATTTTAAAGAAGAGTTCTTCATTAAGTGCAGCGTTGATCACTCGTAACATGTATGTTTTTCCAGGAGCTACACTTAATGTGTATCCACCTGCATAACATATGGtccaaaaatcaaatttgtAGTCCTATCATGTAGCACAAGCTATCTAGACAAAATAATACTCCCCCTATCACATTGTatatgacattctttttttaaGTCTAGAAAAATgacacttttctatatttgaagACTCTTTAAagttaaacttctcattttgcCTAAATAACATGCTGATATCCGCAAGAAATGCATGATATATTTAAGATGACAagttataattataattatactTTAGTATGTGACAAAAGTCTTTATTTCCAGTTTCAATTTTGTGTCTCGTCAAACATTGCcaatataaattaaaagggaaagAGCTATAAGTATTACCTTGGGTCGGACAATTGGAAACAGGTCCTGGATGACCATTGATTGTGTGAGCGTCGGAGACATTAGGGGCTAATCCTGAACTTAAAGCTTCGTTGATCACAGCTTCAGTGTCAGATTTCCACCATTCACCTGCATTACatcattaaaattttcaattatccCTTGGATGAACTTACTTCATTATCTAATTTTTCAACGAAGAGAACGTTGTGGATATCAAATATTGACTATCAAATTATTGACAAGTGAAATAGTATATATGTTCACCTAAAACAACCACAGCTTCATGGTTGGGTTTGGGAAATGGATATGGCACACCACGTTTAGGCAGGACGACAATAGCACCATGGACAGTAGCCCTTAGCCACAAAATATGAGCATGCCAAAAGAGTGTACCCCTTTGGCCTGTAATTGTGAAATTGTACATGTAGCTTTGGCCTGGTTGAATCGGACACTGTGTGATGTATGCTGGACCATCTGCCCAACCACTTCTAAGTTGTCTGATACCATGCCTGCAATTAAGTAGAGGCGCATTCAGGATTTGTAAATACCttaaaaatcaagatttttaagGTAGCTAATGAATGAAGGTACGTAGTTGCATCATGAATGGTAAAAAATCTATAATTATTTAACTTACCAATGGATAGAGACATTATATTTGACATGGTTAACAACTTTGATAAGCACTCTATCATCTTCTCTAGCATAGATTGTGGGTCCTGGGAACTTTCCATTAACAGTGACAATGGGCTTGCTCGAACATAGGCGACTCATGTTCCTCGTTACCACCTGGAACACCAACCATATCTTAATTAAGGAaacggagaaaaaaaaatatactatagGATTTAATTTAGATATATTCAAATTGTTCGCGACCACTCTATTAAAAATGTTGTAACAAGatacttttgttattttttcaagtTAATAATCTCCTTactatgaatggtttatataagttaaattgaaaaatataacTTGTTCATTTTTATAGAAAAGTGGCTCATTTGCTTCACTTTCGGATGCCTTAAAAGTAATGATTTCTGCATGTCTTTGCTTCGACCTATTTGTCTTACTATAACAATGTcgtactttaatttttttcttttattttcctctcATTCTAACTACGTTGCTTATTGGAATTTACTCTTAACTTATTTACATGGGCTTGTCGTTTAAGACATCTACTAATTAACCTTTCGaacttttctaaattaatactgcttccgtcccaatttatgtggcacttttcgctttttgagagtcaatttgactaaattttgaagctaaattggtttagattaactcaatattttaacattaaatttatatatttgaaaactacatgaaaagtattTTAAGTTGCAACGTTTCTCATATCAAattggtgaaaaaatacatcttaaaatgttagtcaaaaAGTTCAcgcagtttgaatctcgggtagcgaaaagtgccacataaattgggacagagggagtaattacTGCAACGTTTTCTCACACTTCAATCCTTAATTGTGGATGGAAATGCAGAAAAACTTTAGACGTAttatcttctcttcttttccccAAGAACCGGAATAAAAAAAGGAAGACAAAACTTCTTAATTAGAAGAAGAATTTAATGATTTCTTTATGGTATCGATATGTTATTAATTAAGTAAGTTGTCTCTTGAAGCTATAATAACATGACTAAAAATGTTCATTGTTCTTTTATAGCACAAGGGTGCTtcttagctaaaaaaaaaaaaaaaaaaaaaaaaaatatatatatatatatatatatatatatatataagagaaaaaCGAAATAGTAGTTATTAGCACTACTTACATTGAACTTGTAATGGCGAGTAATGCCGAAAGCTGGATATAGGCAAGCCAAGAGGATAAAAATTCGAAGCCAAGTCTCCATTTTGCCTTCTGTTTTTAGTGATCTTTTTAGTTCTATTATGTGTTTTAGAACTGTTGCATTCTGAATTTGTGACCTGCCAACGCAAAGTATATATAGGTGAAAAATGCCCTTTGATTTAATTTGCTGGTCTGTCATTTTTCTTTAGTTAGGTAATGATGGATATTGGTGACTCCTCTCCCTCTACTTCATCAGCAACAATGAAACTTCTCTTAGCCAATTTCTCCATCGACAATTTCTTGCATGTTACATAAAGCTTATTAAGTGGACCCCATGTTAAGCTGTTAGAGACTGTATTTTCTTGTGTACTCtaaacttaaaaaaagaaattcattttTCATTACCTGATTAATTCCTTCATTGATTAGATTACTTATCTTAATGCAACCAAATAAATGAATATCTAAAAGTAATCTGTGATGCATCTGAAACATGAGCTGCCTTGGATGAAACTGGATTaatttatgttatgattcttGGACAATCTTCATCATCTCATGAGCTCACTTTTGGGTTGAGTTAGGTCcaaaattcatctttttaatctttttggaccCACATATTGTTTTGTCCACACTCTAGATATTCGTTCCTCGGTGTGTGGGGGTGGTAGAGTTCCACATTGGTTATAAATGTGATTGATTTCCTTATATGATCTTGGACAATTCTGATCAACTCATAATACGGTTTTGGGGTTCAGTTATGTCCAAAATGTATTTTCTATCAATATGTCTGTTTTTTTTCTCTCTGAAAttcaaaatagaaaataatattgtGACAAGTTATTGAAACATATATAGtatgattaaataaataaaagtgcacGCTCTCTCTCTAACAATTTAAAGATTGCCGATTGGATGCCATATTTAGTCTTTTATCTTATCTCAAGAAGAACGAGGAGATACAACGCGTGCGACAGAATGCAAGAAATTTTTTTAGACTTAATATCAGCAGACTTGAAACACAAATAATATCAGTGATTTAGTAAAGATGAAGCCAGTGTTTTAAGCACTGAAAGGGAGTAATAACACAAGAGTGGAGGTAGAGAAATTAATTATAACAAAATTCCCATAATAGAGCATATTATTTTCTTCCCGTAGTTTGAATATAATATgtttacaaagaaaaaaaaaatgtaagcaGCAAGACAACTAAATCATAAAGTAGAAAATTGTTTTTTCTATAAAAAGGATCTAGGTAGTTATACCTTACGAGGAGACTTTGCCTATAGGCCTCGTCCTTTGCATGAGGCAgctttgaaaaatacttttttcatattaatatattatattaataCAAAAGCTTCTTTTGAAGATCATGATATACAATATAGAGGCTAAAAGTGAAAGAATAATCGAGACCTGTTCAAGTTCCCCACAAgttttattttacaaaataatatacctgAACCTGATTTGTTAGTTATCATCTCAAATGACTAAATCAGcaaatcatcattttctcaacccaaagaaagaaaaagaaaatacacgTTCGAATTAACTTTGAAAATTAGATGCTAACAGCTATGTGGTACCTACTAAAGGTGGTAAAATGTAGTTGTTATATTGTTGTCAGGGTTTAGATCACTTACCATTAGCTAGCCTACAGAGAATATGATACATTATACATTGTTTCAAAGCTAAGATTAACCCAACCCATGGGTCCcattagcttataagttgtcaTCCTTCTTTGCTCCTCCTACCCACCATTGCAGATATGTATCCCCGAAGGCGGATtttaggatttaaattttatggatCGAAATGTTGTTTAATTCACTTATTTGAGTCTTGTATTTAAAAGTTAATACAATAATATTACATATTTAGTAAAAAATTTAACACGTACGAAATTTAAATCAATGCTATTGAATGAAGCTGAACCTGTACATACCTTGTATATCTACCTGCCTCCACCCtcttaaaataaaaggaaaagaaccacaaaagaaaaaggaaatataagAAGGAAATTGGTTGTGTCTGTATAAAAAAAAGCAATCCAGGAATAATTGGTTGATCTCTAGTAAACGATAGACTATTTCACTTTCACGTCGGATAGAGCACTTTCACAAGGTAACATCACAGAATTTCttgatatatgtttgtatatttctggtataatgtgaaaaaaattatcaaaaaagaaagaaaagaaaagagagatgaTTCATTCGTCATTGTCGTACGTAATATCAAGTGAAAATTAGGCTATTTTCGTTTGATTAGGTATTCCAATATAATAGTTTAAGATCTTTGTGCCTTAAAATCTAcactaagggcctgtttggaaagccacctagtaattggaattggtgtaattactagggtagtaattacacagcctagtaattacacagtagtgtaattacaacgacctgtttgtttgtcataacgtaatcacaatgtaattacaagcgtgttgtttggttgcaccagtgtaattacacagtcagtttaattttaaaataaaatttaattacaaaaaaattaaaattaatatttaaaaaatatttcctttataaatgatattaaattagttatttaataacacattgtttcttgaaaatatattaattaataatcatatatttgtaactaatattgtaacaaaaataagtgatatatatttttcaaattaatatttaattttaattaattataaaacttaaaagaagactttttttgtgagaacgtcatggattagatgtttgacaaaaaaaaatattaataaatataatgccataacattattcaaatgtttgacacaaaaaattcattaaatgtaagtgaaaaataaacaacatgcaatgtgaaagcaaata contains:
- the LOC132049644 gene encoding laccase-4-like is translated as METWLRIFILLACLYPAFGITRHYKFNVVTRNMSRLCSSKPIVTVNGKFPGPTIYAREDDRVLIKVVNHVKYNVSIHWHGIRQLRSGWADGPAYITQCPIQPGQSYMYNFTITGQRGTLFWHAHILWLRATVHGAIVVLPKRGVPYPFPKPNHEAVVVLGEWWKSDTEAVINEALSSGLAPNVSDAHTINGHPGPVSNCPTQGGYTLSVAPGKTYMLRVINAALNEELFFKIADHKLTVVEVDATYVKPFKTDTIVVAPGQTTNVIVKADKSFGKYMVAVSPFMDSPIAVDNVTATATLHYTGALGSAPTTLTRAPPKNATSIANNFLDSLRSLNSKKYPAKVPKKVDHSLFFTVGLGVNPCPSCKPANGSRVVASINNVTFVMPTTALLQAHFFGIKGVFTTDFPANPPFVFNYTAAVPPANLATTNGTRVYRLPYNATVQLVMQDTGIIAPENHPIHLHGFNFFVVGKGVGNFNSKTDPKNFNLVDPVERNTIGVPSGGWVAIRFRADNPGVWFMHCHLEIHTTWGLKMAFLVDNGKGPNESLLPPPKDLPKC